One part of the Synechococcus sp. UW179A genome encodes these proteins:
- a CDS encoding riboflavin synthase, producing MFTGLVQAVGQVERRGRALLVEGCSAFAPLQLGDSVAVDGVCLTVASLVGDGFLADVSEETLQRTTLGAKAAGGGSVNLEPALRLSDRLGGHLVSGHVDGIGEVVAVESLPQSWHLELRWRDADFGRYICDKASVAVNGISLTVAGCADAGSRFWLAVIPHTWSVTALRDLQVGDEVNLEIDLLARYTERLISASGSQEGTPPISAAWLAEHGWG from the coding sequence ATGTTCACCGGGTTGGTCCAGGCGGTGGGTCAGGTCGAACGACGTGGCCGCGCTCTGCTCGTCGAAGGCTGCAGTGCTTTCGCTCCACTGCAGCTTGGTGACAGCGTTGCTGTGGACGGTGTCTGCCTCACGGTGGCTTCACTGGTGGGTGACGGCTTTCTGGCGGATGTGAGTGAAGAGACGCTTCAACGCACCACTCTCGGGGCGAAGGCCGCAGGAGGAGGGTCTGTGAACCTCGAGCCCGCTCTACGTCTGTCGGACCGTTTGGGAGGACACCTTGTGAGCGGACATGTGGACGGCATCGGGGAGGTGGTCGCCGTGGAGTCTTTGCCCCAGTCATGGCATCTGGAGCTGCGCTGGCGGGATGCGGACTTCGGCCGCTACATCTGCGATAAGGCCAGTGTTGCGGTGAATGGCATCAGCCTCACTGTGGCGGGTTGCGCTGATGCCGGGTCAAGGTTTTGGCTGGCGGTGATTCCGCACACCTGGTCGGTCACAGCTCTTCGTGATCTGCAGGTGGGAGATGAGGTGAACCTCGAGATTGATCTGCTGGCTCGCTATACGGAACGGCTCATCAGTGCCAGCGGCTCTCAGGAGGGAACTCCGCCAATCAGCGCCGCCTGGCTGGCAGAGCATGGCTGGGGCTGA
- a CDS encoding bifunctional nuclease family protein gives MSVAGIALDASSRSPIVLLRDPSRSRQVPIWIDQAQAHNIMAGLNDTPQPRPLSHDLMAALLEAGGLQLERVIIHAIEDSTFRAVLRLCERGHDSETSRTDELEAAVDDDDNLLEVDARPSDAIALAIRTGSRIWMLEEVVAEASIAVDAEADAEDRDEFRRFLDGISPAALGRHLKSRQPGDPRDAQGDTQDP, from the coding sequence ATGAGCGTGGCGGGAATCGCCCTGGATGCCAGCAGCCGCAGTCCGATCGTGCTGCTGCGGGACCCATCCCGAAGCCGTCAGGTGCCGATCTGGATTGATCAGGCTCAAGCGCACAACATCATGGCCGGCCTCAATGACACGCCTCAGCCCAGGCCCCTTAGCCATGACCTGATGGCGGCATTGCTGGAGGCAGGAGGATTGCAGCTAGAGCGCGTGATCATTCATGCGATCGAAGACAGCACCTTCAGGGCCGTATTGCGACTATGCGAGAGAGGCCATGACAGCGAGACTTCCAGAACAGATGAGCTTGAGGCCGCTGTCGACGACGACGACAACCTGCTGGAGGTCGATGCACGACCCAGTGATGCGATCGCACTAGCCATCCGCACTGGCAGCAGGATCTGGATGCTGGAGGAGGTTGTTGCGGAAGCCTCGATTGCCGTGGATGCCGAAGCGGATGCGGAGGATCGTGATGAATTCCGTCGATTCCTCGATGGGATCAGTCCCGCCGCCCTGGGACGACACCTGAAATCACGCCAGCCTGGAGATCCCAGGGATGCCCAGGGCGACACCCAAGACCCTTGA
- a CDS encoding aldo/keto reductase has translation MRALQSPEQMLQVLRAALAAGINHLETAPAYGPAEAFLGKALAQLDKEGVAPADGGWVITSKLLPGQSFLSGREALEASLRRLGINTLDNLAIHGLNLDSHLDWVLSGEGARLIDWALTSGKVRQVGFSSHGSNALIERAIASDRFRFCCLHLHLLDPTRMPLAQRALERSMGVLAISPADKGGRLQAPSEQLKVDCSPFQPLQLAYRFLLAAGISTLTVGAQSAADLKLARSLAASEGPLDLEEQRALAHLEQQRERRLGNELCSQCRACLPCPNDVPIPELLRLRNLAHGHDLMEFAGERYNLIGRAGHWWEAVDASQCDSCGDCLPRCPHQLPIPDLLTETHQLLAASPRRRLWG, from the coding sequence ATGCGCGCTCTCCAATCTCCAGAGCAGATGCTGCAGGTGTTACGCGCAGCTCTTGCGGCTGGCATCAACCATCTTGAGACAGCACCGGCCTATGGACCAGCTGAAGCCTTTCTGGGCAAGGCGCTGGCTCAGCTGGACAAGGAGGGCGTCGCCCCGGCAGATGGTGGCTGGGTGATCACAAGCAAGCTGCTTCCCGGGCAGAGTTTTCTTTCTGGGCGTGAGGCTCTCGAGGCCAGCCTTCGCAGACTCGGAATCAACACACTGGACAATCTGGCCATCCATGGCCTGAACCTGGACAGCCATCTCGACTGGGTTCTCTCCGGTGAGGGTGCCCGGCTGATCGACTGGGCCTTAACAAGCGGCAAGGTGCGACAGGTGGGTTTCAGCAGCCACGGGTCCAACGCCCTGATCGAGCGTGCAATCGCCAGTGACCGCTTCAGATTCTGTTGCCTACATCTGCATCTGCTGGACCCCACGCGCATGCCGCTGGCACAGCGGGCTCTAGAGCGATCCATGGGTGTTCTTGCGATTTCACCGGCAGACAAGGGCGGGCGACTGCAAGCGCCAAGTGAGCAGCTGAAAGTTGACTGCAGTCCCTTCCAGCCCCTGCAGCTGGCTTATCGCTTTCTGCTGGCAGCCGGCATCAGCACACTCACCGTGGGGGCCCAGAGCGCCGCAGACCTCAAACTGGCTCGATCGCTTGCTGCCAGCGAGGGTCCATTGGATCTAGAAGAGCAAAGGGCGCTCGCTCACCTTGAGCAGCAGCGTGAGCGTCGATTAGGGAATGAGCTCTGTAGCCAGTGCCGTGCCTGCCTTCCATGCCCCAACGACGTCCCGATCCCCGAGCTGCTGAGGTTGCGCAATCTTGCCCACGGCCATGACCTGATGGAATTCGCCGGGGAGCGCTACAACCTGATCGGCCGGGCAGGGCACTGGTGGGAAGCGGTCGATGCGAGCCAATGCGACAGCTGCGGTGATTGCTTGCCGCGCTGCCCGCACCAGCTGCCAATCCCCGACCTACTAACGGAGACCCATCAACTACTGGCAGCGTCACCGCGCCGGCGCCTATGGGGCTGA
- a CDS encoding ABC transporter substrate-binding protein — MKPVTDPAPLLNRRRFLHFAAVTAAAGLSGCGRRGSVPTLRATADCLPSLWRRDLPAPWRFDALSGKNPLESSWPRPTDLLALTDGWLSVISPERLQAVAADALLSRMGPSGQRFLSEAPLAWRTLLLPVAFSPWVIVIRRDGTNAPAPDAGWNVLLEPAAQGKLLLPSSPRLLISLAERMQDGDALRRLRAAALSFDDRFGMNWLLQGDVRVAVLPLQRCMASLQRDPRLTALLPEQGAPLHWTLLARPSQTVEPIPQDWVLKAWNQPLLSRLLAQGWIPPLPRDELVGAEDRIPLRLRPLVLPKQSVWAKSWMLLPPDAAEAQRLQQLWEASAP; from the coding sequence ATGAAGCCTGTTACTGATCCGGCGCCATTGTTGAACCGTCGTCGGTTTCTCCATTTCGCCGCTGTGACAGCGGCGGCCGGACTGAGCGGCTGTGGTCGGCGAGGATCGGTTCCCACCCTGCGTGCAACGGCGGACTGTCTGCCCTCTCTGTGGCGTCGTGATCTGCCCGCGCCCTGGCGTTTCGATGCTTTGTCAGGGAAAAACCCACTCGAGAGTTCTTGGCCGCGGCCAACCGACCTGCTGGCTCTCACTGACGGCTGGTTGTCGGTGATCAGCCCCGAACGTTTGCAGGCAGTAGCTGCTGATGCTCTTCTGTCGAGGATGGGGCCTTCTGGACAACGCTTCCTCAGCGAGGCTCCCTTGGCTTGGAGGACCCTGCTGTTGCCGGTGGCCTTCAGTCCATGGGTGATAGTGATCCGGCGAGATGGGACGAATGCTCCTGCGCCGGATGCTGGCTGGAATGTTCTGCTCGAACCTGCAGCCCAGGGCAAGCTGCTACTGCCCTCCAGTCCAAGGCTGCTGATCTCACTCGCCGAGAGAATGCAAGATGGCGATGCCTTGCGTCGCCTGCGTGCGGCGGCCCTCAGTTTTGATGACCGTTTCGGCATGAACTGGCTGCTGCAGGGTGATGTCAGGGTTGCTGTGCTGCCTCTCCAGCGCTGCATGGCATCCCTACAGCGTGATCCCAGGCTTACCGCTTTGTTGCCGGAGCAGGGTGCACCACTGCACTGGACATTGCTGGCTCGGCCTTCCCAGACGGTTGAACCCATTCCGCAGGACTGGGTGCTGAAAGCATGGAACCAACCGTTGCTGTCTCGATTGTTGGCTCAGGGTTGGATTCCGCCGTTGCCTAGGGATGAGCTTGTCGGGGCGGAGGATCGAATTCCGCTCAGACTGCGCCCTCTCGTGCTCCCTAAGCAATCGGTCTGGGCAAAGAGCTGGATGTTGTTGCCCCCCGATGCTGCAGAAGCGCAACGTTTGCAGCAGCTCTGGGAAGCATCAGCCCCATAG
- a CDS encoding nicotinate-nucleotide--dimethylbenzimidazole phosphoribosyltransferase has product MDWSHSTLSDPPFGVCRLTGSPATADGTRFAGIWSDPLQPLPDLLLVLGSTRTAEQQGISAAGCTPAARRTTALADAELLLNGPSVPPLWCLPPLPAGVSPALISWVVCDQLGLVPQVAALGLPLPPQFPHLRFEDPCSGAAECVSSGCAMETKRVQKLLDRGRRLGRRLRRPLVLAECVPGGTTTALAVLTGLGLHVQKLVSGSALHPPMALKQQLVSEGLSHLSGQSKIDAQALLAAVGDPFQVLATGLLIGVLDTDQPVLLAGGSQMAAVLALALHAVSADRRQQLCDRVVIGTTAWLATERLQAATPASSLVTLLCNLEQHYSVSLQAYASGLRFSASRHSRLRDFELGYVKEGVGAGGLALLAQWRGVSVDTLVQCCDRAVDQLFAAGHANTVAP; this is encoded by the coding sequence ATGGACTGGTCGCACTCGACCCTCTCTGATCCTCCATTCGGGGTGTGTCGTCTGACCGGTTCGCCGGCGACGGCAGATGGAACACGCTTTGCTGGCATCTGGTCTGACCCTCTTCAACCGCTTCCCGATCTGCTGCTGGTGCTCGGGTCCACAAGGACCGCTGAACAACAGGGAATCTCTGCGGCGGGCTGCACACCAGCTGCACGCCGCACCACGGCTCTCGCAGATGCGGAACTGCTGCTCAACGGTCCATCCGTTCCTCCGCTTTGGTGCCTGCCACCTTTGCCGGCAGGGGTTTCACCAGCCTTGATCAGCTGGGTGGTGTGCGACCAGCTCGGCCTGGTTCCTCAGGTCGCTGCCCTGGGATTGCCGCTGCCACCGCAGTTCCCTCATCTCCGCTTTGAAGATCCATGTTCCGGAGCTGCTGAGTGCGTCTCCAGTGGCTGTGCGATGGAGACCAAACGAGTGCAGAAGCTGTTGGATCGCGGACGGCGTCTGGGGCGACGACTGCGTCGGCCGCTGGTGCTGGCGGAATGTGTGCCTGGTGGCACCACCACAGCCCTGGCCGTGTTGACGGGGCTGGGATTGCATGTGCAGAAACTGGTTAGTGGCAGTGCTCTGCATCCCCCCATGGCGCTTAAGCAGCAGCTGGTCAGCGAGGGGCTGTCTCACTTGTCTGGCCAATCAAAAATCGATGCACAGGCGTTGCTCGCGGCCGTGGGTGATCCTTTTCAGGTCCTCGCCACAGGGCTGTTGATCGGGGTGCTCGATACGGATCAGCCCGTACTGCTCGCCGGTGGTAGTCAGATGGCTGCGGTGCTTGCGCTGGCACTTCACGCGGTTTCAGCAGACCGTCGTCAGCAGCTCTGCGATCGGGTTGTGATCGGCACCACCGCTTGGCTTGCCACGGAGCGTTTGCAGGCTGCAACGCCTGCTTCTTCCCTGGTGACACTGCTCTGCAACCTCGAGCAGCACTACTCCGTTTCACTGCAGGCTTATGCCTCTGGTCTGCGGTTCTCTGCAAGCCGCCACTCCCGACTCCGCGACTTCGAGCTGGGCTATGTAAAAGAAGGAGTCGGTGCTGGTGGCCTGGCCCTTCTGGCTCAGTGGAGAGGTGTTTCCGTCGACACTCTGGTGCAGTGCTGCGATCGGGCGGTCGATCAGCTATTCGCGGCGGGCCATGCGAACACTGTCGCCCCGTAG
- a CDS encoding DUF2232 domain-containing protein, with translation MRPVLSHRQALRMMESSYLAAAAALIWLALYYLPVGGALFRLALPLPLALLAVRRGARAGVEGLAVAILLLIALMGPVRGPLMLFPYGLLSVWLGWCWLHRCSWWLSWGIGLLIGAAGFLVRVVALSLLVGENLWVIITRAGAGLLDRLLELLQLPLAPDLLLVQMMALALVLIQQLVYVLALHALAYWIFPRLQAPVPDPPPLLHGLVALDPL, from the coding sequence ATGCGACCAGTTCTCAGCCATCGCCAGGCCTTGCGCATGATGGAATCCTCCTATCTAGCGGCTGCGGCTGCCTTGATCTGGCTGGCTCTTTACTACCTCCCAGTCGGTGGAGCTCTGTTCCGTCTTGCCCTGCCTCTGCCACTCGCCTTGTTGGCGGTTCGTCGGGGTGCGCGTGCCGGGGTCGAGGGACTGGCGGTGGCGATTCTTCTGCTGATCGCCTTGATGGGGCCGGTCCGCGGACCCTTGATGCTGTTCCCTTATGGATTGCTGTCCGTATGGCTCGGCTGGTGCTGGCTGCATCGCTGCAGCTGGTGGCTGAGCTGGGGGATTGGCTTGCTGATCGGCGCTGCTGGTTTTCTTGTCAGGGTTGTTGCTCTCTCGCTGTTGGTGGGTGAAAACCTCTGGGTGATCATCACCCGTGCCGGTGCAGGCCTTCTGGACAGGTTGCTGGAACTGCTGCAATTGCCACTTGCGCCTGATCTGCTGCTGGTTCAGATGATGGCGCTGGCTCTTGTGCTCATCCAGCAGCTGGTTTACGTGCTTGCTCTCCATGCGCTGGCTTACTGGATTTTCCCCCGACTGCAGGCCCCCGTCCCGGACCCTCCCCCGCTGCTTCATGGACTGGTCGCACTCGACCCTCTCTGA
- the topA gene encoding type I DNA topoisomerase, which translates to MAHTLVIVESPTKARTIRGFLPKDFRVEASMGHVRDLPNNASEIPAAQKGQKWANLGVNTESDFEPLYVVPKDKKKTVKELKDALKGADQLLLATDEDREGESISWHLLQLLAPKVPVKRMVFHEITKEAIGRALDQTRELDMELVHAQETRRILDRLVGYTLSPLLWKKVAWGLSAGRVQSVAVRLLVQRERARRAFRSGSYWDLKAALEQTGSCFDAKLTHLEGQRIATGNDFDENTGELKAGSKVRLLSESDALTLSETVKSVAWSVTSVEEKPTVRRPVPPFTTSTLQQESNRKLRLSARETMRCAQGLYERGFITYMRTDSVHLSDQAISAARSCVESRYGKDYLSKGARQFSTKARNAQEAHEAIRPAGESFRAPQETGLDGRDLALYELIWKRTVASQMAEARLTMLSVDLSAADAVFRASGKRIDFPGFFRAYVEGSDDPDAALEGQEVLLPALKQGDSPKLKDIEALGHQTQPPARFSEASLVKMLEKEGIGRPSTYASIIGTIVDRGYAALQNNSLTPSFTAFAVTALLEEHFPDLVDTSFTARMENTLDEISHGKVQWLPYLESFYKGNEGLESQVHLREGDIDPGASRTIDLEGLPCVVRIGRFGAYLEAKRVGDDGEEELIKATLPREITPADLDHDQAELILKQKADGPEALGEDPETGDLVYLLFGQYGPYVQRGQVSDENPKPKRASLPKGVKPEDLSLDDALGLLRLPRLLGEHPDGGRVQAGLGRFGPYVVWDKGKSEKDYRSLKGDDDVLAVGLTRALELLAMPKRGRGGRTALKDLGKPEGSDESVQVYDGPYGLYVKQGKVNASLPEGKGADDITLEQAVELLDAKAASKKGGRKASTTKKPAAKKAAAKKPATKKPPATTKSGRLRASAVRVIRPADS; encoded by the coding sequence TTGGCGCACACCCTGGTCATCGTTGAGAGCCCCACCAAGGCCCGCACCATCCGTGGATTCCTTCCCAAGGACTTCCGGGTGGAAGCCTCCATGGGGCATGTGCGTGATCTCCCGAACAACGCCAGTGAGATTCCCGCGGCGCAAAAGGGCCAGAAGTGGGCCAACCTTGGAGTGAACACTGAGTCCGACTTCGAGCCCCTTTATGTGGTGCCAAAGGACAAGAAAAAAACGGTCAAAGAGCTGAAGGACGCCCTCAAAGGTGCTGACCAACTTTTGTTGGCGACTGATGAAGACCGAGAAGGTGAAAGCATCAGCTGGCATTTGTTGCAGCTCCTGGCGCCAAAGGTTCCTGTGAAACGAATGGTGTTTCACGAGATCACCAAGGAAGCGATTGGGCGGGCTCTTGACCAGACCCGTGAGCTGGACATGGAACTGGTGCATGCCCAGGAGACCAGGCGAATCCTGGATCGTCTGGTGGGATATACCTTGTCGCCGCTGTTGTGGAAGAAAGTGGCCTGGGGCCTGTCCGCAGGTCGCGTGCAGTCTGTGGCTGTGCGTTTGCTGGTGCAACGGGAACGCGCTCGTCGGGCATTCCGCAGCGGCAGCTACTGGGACCTCAAGGCCGCTCTAGAGCAGACCGGCAGTTGTTTTGACGCCAAGCTCACTCACCTTGAGGGGCAGCGCATTGCCACAGGCAATGACTTTGATGAAAACACTGGCGAGCTCAAGGCCGGGAGCAAGGTCCGCCTTCTGAGTGAAAGCGATGCCCTGACCCTCTCAGAAACGGTTAAGTCGGTGGCATGGAGCGTCACGTCCGTGGAGGAAAAACCCACGGTGCGCCGGCCCGTTCCGCCGTTCACCACCAGCACCCTGCAGCAGGAGTCGAACCGCAAGCTTCGGCTTTCTGCCAGGGAAACCATGCGTTGCGCTCAGGGTCTTTATGAGCGTGGTTTCATCACCTACATGCGCACCGATTCGGTGCATCTCTCTGATCAGGCGATTAGCGCTGCCCGCAGCTGTGTGGAATCGCGTTACGGCAAGGACTATCTGAGCAAGGGAGCCAGGCAGTTCAGCACCAAGGCCCGAAATGCACAGGAGGCCCATGAAGCGATTCGTCCTGCCGGGGAGAGTTTTCGTGCTCCACAGGAGACAGGTCTCGACGGTAGGGACCTTGCTCTCTATGAGCTGATCTGGAAGCGCACCGTCGCCAGCCAAATGGCTGAGGCCCGCCTCACCATGCTGTCCGTTGATCTGAGTGCGGCTGATGCAGTGTTCCGTGCTAGTGGAAAGCGCATTGATTTTCCTGGCTTCTTCCGTGCCTACGTGGAGGGCAGTGATGATCCAGATGCGGCCCTGGAAGGCCAGGAAGTGTTGCTGCCAGCCCTCAAGCAGGGAGATTCTCCCAAGCTGAAAGACATTGAGGCTCTTGGTCACCAGACCCAGCCCCCAGCACGTTTCTCGGAAGCCTCCCTGGTCAAGATGCTCGAGAAGGAGGGGATCGGCAGGCCCTCCACCTATGCCTCGATCATTGGAACGATCGTTGATCGCGGCTATGCCGCGCTCCAAAACAATTCACTCACGCCCAGTTTCACAGCCTTTGCGGTGACTGCTCTGCTCGAGGAGCACTTCCCCGACCTGGTTGACACCTCCTTTACCGCCAGGATGGAGAACACCCTTGATGAGATCTCTCACGGGAAGGTTCAGTGGTTGCCTTACCTGGAAAGCTTCTACAAGGGCAACGAGGGGCTGGAGTCCCAGGTGCACCTGAGGGAGGGCGACATCGACCCCGGTGCCTCGCGCACGATCGACCTCGAGGGCCTTCCCTGTGTGGTCAGAATCGGCCGCTTTGGTGCCTATCTCGAAGCCAAACGTGTCGGTGACGACGGTGAGGAGGAGCTGATCAAGGCCACTCTTCCACGTGAGATCACCCCCGCCGATCTTGATCACGACCAGGCCGAGCTCATTCTCAAGCAAAAGGCTGATGGGCCTGAGGCTTTAGGTGAAGATCCGGAAACTGGGGATCTCGTCTATCTGTTGTTCGGTCAATACGGGCCCTACGTGCAGCGTGGACAGGTCAGTGATGAGAACCCCAAGCCCAAGCGCGCATCACTGCCCAAGGGAGTGAAGCCCGAAGACCTCAGCCTTGATGATGCGCTGGGACTGCTGCGCCTGCCCAGGCTGCTGGGAGAGCACCCTGACGGTGGCAGGGTCCAGGCAGGACTAGGTCGTTTTGGCCCCTATGTGGTTTGGGACAAGGGCAAGAGTGAGAAGGACTACCGCTCGCTGAAGGGCGATGACGATGTCCTGGCTGTGGGACTCACCCGTGCTCTTGAGCTGCTGGCCATGCCCAAACGTGGTCGAGGCGGTCGGACCGCGCTCAAGGATCTCGGCAAGCCCGAGGGCAGTGATGAGTCCGTGCAGGTCTATGACGGCCCCTACGGTCTTTATGTGAAGCAGGGCAAGGTCAATGCTTCGCTTCCGGAGGGAAAGGGAGCGGATGACATCACCCTTGAGCAAGCTGTGGAGCTGCTGGATGCTAAGGCCGCTAGCAAAAAGGGAGGCCGAAAGGCTTCCACCACGAAAAAACCTGCAGCCAAAAAAGCTGCAGCCAAAAAGCCCGCAACCAAGAAGCCTCCTGCCACGACGAAGTCAGGTCGCTTGCGTGCCAGTGCAGTGCGCGTGATTCGCCCCGCCGACTCCTGA
- a CDS encoding NAD(P)H-quinone oxidoreductase subunit N, whose translation MPEMGALLLDTQPLAAPGDLLNLALNAGAIAPEGAVLLAMLATLLVDLAGEKVSVRWVPPICYAGLGTALVLLALQWNAPLEPSFLGAFLSDHLAIAFRAVVACSTLLSLLISWRYAEQGGTPVGEYAAILLAATLGGMLLCGATDLVSIFVSLETLSVASYLLSGYMKRDARSSEAALKYLLVGSAAAAVFLYGSSLLYGLSGSTSLEAIGQSLLTSPTPLAALALVFVLATVAFKIAAVPFHQWTPDVYEGSPTPVVAFLSVGSKAAGFALALRILVGCFGSFDTQWKLLFTVLAVLSMTLGNVVALAQTSMKRMLAYSSIGQAGFVMIGLVCGTEDGFAAMVLYMAAYLFMNLGAFACIILFSIRTGSDRISDYAGLYQKDPLITLGLSLCLLSLGGIPPMLGFFGKIYLFFAGWADHQYLLVVVGLITSVVSIYYYIGVIKMMVVKEPQEASDAVKSYPPIQWNTLGLPPLRVALVTCVVVTAVGGILSNPLFQWASDAVAGTPILQQAIANASGATLG comes from the coding sequence ATGCCCGAAATGGGTGCCTTACTTCTCGACACCCAGCCATTGGCAGCGCCGGGTGATCTTCTCAATCTTGCGCTGAACGCCGGTGCGATTGCCCCGGAAGGCGCAGTTCTGCTGGCGATGCTGGCCACCCTGCTGGTGGATTTGGCCGGCGAAAAAGTCTCTGTGCGCTGGGTTCCACCCATTTGTTACGCAGGTCTGGGAACAGCCCTGGTGTTGCTTGCCCTGCAGTGGAACGCTCCACTAGAGCCATCCTTCCTGGGCGCATTTCTCTCTGATCATCTAGCGATTGCCTTCCGGGCCGTCGTCGCCTGCTCAACGCTTCTGTCTTTGCTGATCAGCTGGAGGTATGCCGAACAGGGAGGAACCCCTGTGGGTGAATATGCCGCAATCCTTCTGGCAGCAACGCTTGGAGGCATGCTGCTCTGCGGTGCCACCGATCTGGTGAGCATTTTTGTGTCCCTGGAAACCCTGTCAGTCGCGAGTTACCTGCTCTCCGGCTACATGAAACGCGATGCGCGTAGTTCGGAAGCAGCTCTGAAATATTTGCTGGTGGGTTCCGCCGCAGCTGCGGTTTTTCTTTACGGCTCATCACTGCTGTATGGACTTAGCGGCTCCACCAGCCTTGAGGCGATCGGGCAGTCACTGCTGACTAGTCCCACACCTCTTGCTGCTTTGGCACTGGTATTTGTGCTGGCAACAGTGGCGTTCAAGATCGCTGCAGTGCCCTTTCACCAGTGGACGCCAGACGTTTATGAAGGATCTCCAACCCCGGTGGTTGCCTTCCTGTCAGTGGGTTCGAAAGCCGCCGGTTTCGCCCTAGCTCTACGCATCCTGGTGGGCTGTTTCGGCAGTTTCGACACACAGTGGAAGCTGCTGTTCACCGTTCTCGCGGTGCTCAGTATGACCCTCGGCAATGTCGTTGCGCTCGCCCAGACCTCGATGAAACGGATGCTGGCCTATAGCTCCATCGGTCAGGCCGGCTTCGTGATGATCGGCCTGGTGTGCGGCACCGAGGACGGTTTCGCGGCCATGGTCCTCTACATGGCCGCCTACCTGTTCATGAACCTGGGGGCGTTTGCCTGCATCATCCTGTTCTCGATTCGCACCGGCAGTGATCGCATCTCCGATTACGCCGGTCTTTATCAGAAGGATCCCCTAATCACACTTGGGCTCAGTCTCTGCTTGCTGTCACTTGGTGGCATTCCACCAATGCTTGGGTTCTTCGGCAAGATCTATCTCTTCTTTGCGGGCTGGGCCGATCACCAGTATCTGCTGGTGGTGGTGGGACTGATCACTTCAGTGGTGTCGATCTACTACTACATCGGCGTAATCAAGATGATGGTGGTCAAGGAGCCTCAGGAAGCCTCCGATGCAGTGAAGTCCTATCCGCCGATCCAGTGGAATACCCTGGGACTCCCTCCACTCCGCGTTGCCCTGGTGACCTGCGTGGTGGTTACAGCTGTTGGTGGAATCCTCTCCAATCCCCTCTTCCAGTGGGCCAGTGATGCGGTAGCTGGAACCCCGATCCTGCAACAGGCGATCGCGAACGCCTCCGGAGCCACCCTTGGCTGA
- a CDS encoding ABC transporter ATP-binding protein, protein MADQVTCQRSPVAELRGVDKIYGTGAGLVRALDQLDLTVRKGDYLAVMGASGSGKSTAMNILGCLDRPSSGSYHLNGSAVEELDDDALADLRNQQLGFVFQQFHLLPHATALENVMLPMIYAGLSPQQRRDKARDALDRVGLGERMQNKPNQLSGGQQQRVAIARAIINQPALLLADEPTGALDSRTTDDVLNLFDALHDQGITLVLVTHEDDVAARAERVAHFRDGRVERWDGRTHDS, encoded by the coding sequence TTGGCTGACCAAGTGACGTGTCAACGCTCACCCGTCGCTGAATTGCGCGGAGTCGACAAGATCTATGGAACTGGCGCTGGCCTTGTTAGGGCGCTCGATCAACTTGATCTGACCGTGCGGAAAGGCGATTACCTCGCCGTCATGGGTGCAAGCGGCTCTGGCAAAAGCACTGCAATGAACATTCTGGGCTGCCTCGACCGCCCCAGCAGCGGCTCCTATCACCTCAATGGAAGTGCCGTGGAAGAGCTTGATGACGATGCCCTGGCCGATCTACGCAACCAGCAGCTGGGTTTTGTGTTTCAGCAATTCCATCTGCTGCCCCACGCGACGGCTCTCGAGAACGTGATGCTGCCGATGATCTATGCAGGGCTCTCACCCCAGCAGAGACGGGACAAGGCCAGAGATGCACTGGACCGCGTAGGGCTTGGGGAAAGGATGCAGAACAAGCCGAATCAGCTTTCCGGCGGTCAACAGCAAAGAGTCGCCATTGCCAGGGCCATCATCAACCAGCCTGCTCTTCTCCTGGCTGATGAACCCACCGGTGCCCTCGACTCACGCACCACGGATGACGTGTTGAATCTGTTCGATGCCTTGCACGACCAGGGCATCACGCTGGTGCTGGTCACCCATGAAGATGACGTAGCGGCGCGTGCTGAACGGGTGGCTCATTTCCGCGACGGCCGTGTCGAACGCTGGGATGGACGCACCCACGACTCCTAG